A single genomic interval of Demequina sp. NBRC 110054 harbors:
- a CDS encoding DMT family transporter — MPNRPAAATAAPFLVLLGLVCQEAGASVAVLVFPTAGPVGMVALRLLFSAVVLIPLAWRSLNRGLLAHWRVLVGYGGALAAMNVVFYLAIDRIPLGIAVTIEVLGPLVLSVVASRSRQGLLWAGTAAAGVALLGGTAHDLDLLGVAFAAAAAVLWAVYILMARSAGAALPGVSGLAVAMSLGAVLTMPAALAINGTTLLQPQVLALGFAVAVLSSAIPYGIEISALRHMKAATFGVLMALAPAVAALAGLVFLDQTLTWGVAMGIVLVSAAGVGAVRSARPSASERTEGADFPLAPA; from the coding sequence GTGCCGAACCGTCCCGCAGCCGCCACCGCCGCGCCCTTCCTCGTGCTGCTCGGCCTCGTGTGCCAGGAGGCGGGCGCGTCCGTCGCGGTGCTCGTCTTCCCGACCGCCGGGCCCGTCGGCATGGTGGCGCTGCGGCTGCTGTTCTCGGCCGTCGTCCTGATCCCGCTCGCCTGGCGGAGCCTGAACCGCGGTCTCCTCGCGCACTGGCGCGTCCTGGTCGGCTACGGCGGCGCCCTCGCGGCGATGAACGTCGTGTTCTACCTGGCCATCGATCGCATTCCGCTCGGCATCGCCGTGACGATCGAGGTGCTGGGCCCGCTGGTCCTGAGCGTGGTCGCGAGCCGCAGCCGCCAGGGACTCCTGTGGGCGGGCACGGCCGCGGCCGGCGTCGCGCTGCTCGGCGGGACGGCGCACGACCTCGACCTCCTCGGCGTCGCGTTCGCCGCCGCCGCCGCGGTCCTGTGGGCGGTGTACATCCTCATGGCGCGGTCGGCGGGGGCGGCCCTGCCCGGAGTGTCGGGGCTCGCCGTCGCCATGTCGCTCGGCGCGGTGCTCACCATGCCCGCGGCGCTCGCGATCAACGGGACGACGCTGCTGCAGCCCCAGGTCCTCGCGCTCGGGTTCGCGGTGGCGGTCTTGTCCTCGGCGATCCCGTACGGCATCGAGATCTCCGCGCTGCGGCACATGAAGGCGGCGACCTTCGGCGTTCTCATGGCGCTCGCTCCGGCCGTCGCCGCGCTCGCCGGCCTGGTGTTCCTGGATCAGACGCTCACGTGGGGTGTCGCGATGGGGATCGTGCTGGTCAGCGCCGCCGGGGTCGGTGCCGTGCGCTCGGCGAGGCCGTCAGCGTCGGAGCGCACCGAGGGCGCCGACTTCCCGCTGGCGCCCGCCTGA
- a CDS encoding DUF2306 domain-containing protein, which produces MKTRRGAGTAAALLALGLVPIAGGVLRLLQLSGGPALIEADARFDSVPGPIAVHVVASLIFAALGPAQFVPALRRRSWHRRAGRVVAGAGLLAAITALWLTLAYERADGTGDLLYVVRLVFGAAMGAALVLGVRAILRRDVTAHRAWMIRAYALGLGAGTQAVTQGVGPALIGEGVLQTDLEYAAGWLVNLVVAEVVIRYPGWNARRRRRAAVPRTGATVGAAR; this is translated from the coding sequence ATGAAGACCAGGCGCGGCGCAGGCACTGCGGCGGCGCTTCTCGCGCTCGGGCTCGTCCCGATCGCGGGCGGCGTCCTGCGCCTCCTCCAGCTCTCGGGCGGACCCGCGCTGATCGAGGCGGATGCGAGGTTCGACTCCGTGCCCGGTCCGATCGCGGTCCATGTCGTCGCCTCGCTCATCTTCGCCGCGCTGGGACCCGCGCAGTTCGTGCCGGCCCTGCGTCGTCGATCGTGGCACCGCCGGGCGGGCCGGGTGGTCGCAGGCGCCGGTCTGCTCGCGGCCATCACGGCCCTGTGGCTCACGCTCGCCTACGAGAGGGCCGACGGTACCGGCGACCTGCTGTACGTGGTTCGTCTGGTGTTCGGCGCGGCCATGGGCGCGGCGCTCGTGCTCGGCGTCCGGGCGATTCTGCGGCGCGACGTGACCGCGCATCGTGCCTGGATGATCCGCGCCTACGCGCTCGGCCTCGGCGCCGGAACCCAGGCCGTCACGCAGGGCGTCGGACCCGCGCTGATCGGCGAGGGGGTGCTGCAGACGGACCTCGAGTACGCGGCGGGCTGGCTCGTCAACCTCGTGGTCGCTGAGGTCGTGATCCGGTATCCCGGGTGGAACGCGCGTCGGCGACGCCGGGCGGCAGTGCCGCGCACTGGCGCGACCGTGGGTGCGGCGCGATGA
- a CDS encoding RNA helicase, with the protein MTSTDAPLIARMPDFVKGVEPDPDALYEAFSEWAADQGRPLYPHQDEALMEIVSGSHVILATPTGSGKSLVAAGAHFAALADFRAGVGGRTYYTAPLKALVSEKFFDLIDMFGSENVGLMTGDSAVNAEAPIICCTAEILANLALRDGNATDASLVVMDEFHFYSDPQRGWAWQVPLLELPDTQFVLMSATLGDTSWLVEDLESRSDRDVAEVTSAERPVPLSFEYSVEPLPDMVEKVVETGKAPVYIVHFTQKDAVERAQALLSMKISSKEEKARIADALDGVRFGTGFGKTLSKFLRAGIGVHHAGMLPKYRRIVERLTQQGLLKVVCGTDTLGVGINVPIRTVLLTSLVKYDGERMRHLTAREFHQIAGRAGRAGFDTEGDVIAMAPEHVIENRKALLKAGDDPKKRKKIVRKSAPSGSVNWTDATFERLRDAEPEALVSRFHVTHAMVLNILSRGIPNPWLDREAEDPVLAMRDLLNAVHETEAQRSAHVRQALRIYRSLRIAGVVEKVRVPDPSHPRGFRPSVRLTVDVPKGFALNQPLSPFALAAMDLINVEAPDHALDVVSVIESTLSDPRQLLIAQQNAARGEAVAAMKADGIEYEERMELLEDVTWPKPLADLLEPAFVTFRRSNPWILDAELSPKSIVRDMLEKAMSFGDLISAYGLERTEGVVLRYLAEAYRAMRQTVPEEHRTEDVVAITEWLGGIVRSTDSSLLDEWERLMNPDAVIADDADPASVPALGSDSGPARPMSGNPRVLRRLVRNAMFRRVELAAREDYTALGALDGASGWKAETWRDALDPLFEDQGDDAIGIGPNARAAALLTFVEPGGDHSEGRAAAALAATPDATLPDGTWLVRQVLDDPAGDHDWAITAAVDLDASDEAGAPVLRLLHVGPQ; encoded by the coding sequence ATGACTTCCACCGACGCGCCCCTCATCGCCCGCATGCCCGACTTCGTGAAGGGCGTCGAACCTGACCCCGACGCCCTGTACGAGGCGTTCTCCGAGTGGGCCGCGGACCAGGGCCGACCGCTCTACCCGCACCAGGACGAGGCGCTCATGGAGATCGTCTCCGGCAGTCACGTGATCCTGGCGACCCCCACGGGCTCGGGAAAGTCGCTGGTCGCGGCCGGGGCGCACTTCGCGGCACTCGCGGACTTCAGGGCCGGTGTCGGCGGGCGGACCTACTACACCGCTCCGCTCAAGGCGCTCGTGAGCGAGAAGTTCTTCGACCTCATCGACATGTTCGGCTCGGAGAACGTCGGCCTCATGACCGGCGACTCCGCCGTCAACGCCGAGGCGCCGATCATCTGCTGCACGGCGGAGATCCTCGCGAACCTCGCCCTGCGCGACGGCAACGCCACGGACGCGTCGCTCGTGGTCATGGACGAGTTCCACTTCTACTCCGACCCGCAGCGCGGGTGGGCCTGGCAGGTGCCGCTGCTCGAACTGCCGGACACGCAGTTCGTGCTGATGTCCGCGACGCTCGGCGACACCTCGTGGCTGGTCGAGGACCTCGAGTCGCGCTCCGACCGCGACGTCGCCGAGGTCACGAGCGCCGAGCGCCCGGTGCCACTGAGCTTCGAGTACAGCGTCGAGCCGCTCCCCGACATGGTCGAGAAGGTGGTGGAGACCGGCAAGGCGCCCGTGTACATCGTCCACTTCACCCAGAAGGACGCGGTCGAGCGCGCGCAGGCGCTGCTGAGCATGAAGATCTCCTCCAAGGAGGAGAAGGCGCGCATCGCCGACGCGCTCGACGGGGTGCGCTTCGGGACCGGCTTCGGCAAGACGCTGAGCAAGTTCCTGCGCGCCGGCATCGGCGTCCACCACGCGGGGATGCTCCCCAAGTACCGCCGCATCGTCGAGCGCCTCACGCAGCAGGGACTGCTCAAGGTCGTGTGCGGCACCGACACCCTGGGCGTCGGCATCAACGTGCCGATCCGCACCGTGCTGCTCACGTCACTGGTCAAGTACGACGGCGAGCGGATGCGTCACCTCACCGCGCGAGAGTTCCACCAGATCGCGGGCCGCGCGGGCCGCGCGGGATTCGACACCGAGGGCGACGTCATCGCGATGGCCCCCGAGCACGTCATCGAGAACCGCAAGGCGCTGCTCAAGGCCGGCGACGACCCCAAGAAGCGCAAGAAGATCGTCCGCAAGAGCGCACCGTCCGGCTCCGTCAACTGGACCGACGCGACCTTCGAGCGCCTGCGCGACGCCGAGCCCGAGGCCCTCGTGAGCCGCTTCCACGTCACCCACGCGATGGTGCTCAACATCCTGTCGCGCGGGATCCCGAACCCGTGGCTCGACCGCGAGGCGGAGGACCCGGTGCTCGCGATGCGCGACCTGCTGAACGCGGTTCATGAGACGGAGGCTCAGCGGTCCGCGCACGTGAGGCAGGCGCTGAGGATCTACCGCTCGCTGCGGATCGCGGGCGTCGTGGAGAAGGTGCGGGTCCCGGACCCGTCGCACCCGCGCGGCTTCCGCCCCTCCGTGAGGCTCACGGTCGATGTGCCGAAGGGCTTCGCCCTCAACCAGCCGCTCTCTCCCTTCGCGCTCGCCGCGATGGACCTCATCAACGTCGAGGCTCCGGATCATGCGCTCGACGTCGTCTCGGTCATCGAGTCCACGCTGTCCGACCCGCGGCAGCTGCTCATCGCGCAGCAGAACGCCGCGCGCGGCGAGGCCGTCGCCGCGATGAAGGCCGACGGGATCGAGTACGAGGAGCGCATGGAGCTGCTCGAGGACGTGACGTGGCCCAAGCCGCTCGCCGACCTGCTCGAGCCCGCGTTCGTCACGTTCCGCCGCTCCAACCCGTGGATCCTCGACGCCGAGCTGTCGCCCAAGTCGATCGTGCGCGACATGCTCGAGAAGGCGATGTCGTTCGGCGACCTCATCTCCGCCTATGGACTCGAGCGCACCGAGGGCGTCGTGCTGCGCTATCTGGCCGAGGCCTACCGGGCGATGCGCCAGACCGTGCCCGAGGAGCATCGGACCGAGGACGTCGTCGCGATCACGGAGTGGCTCGGCGGGATCGTGCGGTCGACGGACTCGTCGCTGCTCGACGAGTGGGAGCGCCTCATGAACCCCGACGCCGTGATCGCGGACGATGCGGACCCCGCGTCGGTCCCCGCGCTCGGGTCGGACTCGGGGCCGGCCAGGCCGATGTCCGGCAACCCGCGCGTGCTGCGTCGACTGGTGCGCAACGCGATGTTCCGACGGGTCGAGCTCGCGGCGCGCGAGGACTACACGGCGCTCGGCGCGCTTGACGGCGCCTCCGGCTGGAAGGCGGAGACCTGGCGCGATGCGCTCGATCCGCTGTTCGAGGACCAGGGGGACGATGCGATCGGCATCGGACCGAACGCGCGGGCTGCGGCGCTGCTCACCTTCGTGGAGCCGGGCGGGGATCACTCGGAGGGCCGCGCGGCGGCCGCGCTCGCGGCGACTCCGGACGCAACCCTGCCCGACGGCACGTGGCTCGTGCGGCAGGTGCTCGACGACCCCGCGGGCGACCACGACTGGGCGATCACCGCGGCCGTCGACCTCGACGCGTCGGACGAGGCGGGCGCGCCGGTGCTGCGGCTGCTGCACGTGGGGCCGCAGTAG
- a CDS encoding PLD nuclease N-terminal domain-containing protein encodes MHMEIVGSIGTLGLSPWWFAAALAMALVIADIVRSEVKVVPKPVWIAATILLFPLGPLLYLLWGRVGRPAEG; translated from the coding sequence ATGCACATGGAGATCGTCGGCAGCATCGGCACGCTGGGCCTGTCCCCGTGGTGGTTCGCCGCAGCGCTCGCGATGGCACTCGTCATCGCAGACATCGTGCGCAGCGAGGTCAAGGTGGTCCCGAAGCCGGTCTGGATCGCCGCGACGATCCTCCTCTTCCCCCTCGGGCCGCTGCTCTACCTGCTGTGGGGGCGAGTGGGCCGACCCGCCGAGGGCTAA
- a CDS encoding NYN domain-containing protein codes for MAEPNGSARLAVLIDADNAGAKHLERLLAEIAKYGTAGVRRAYGDWTSTQLGSWKSVLLEHSVQPIQQFSYTTGKNATDSALIIDAMDLLHSGNVDGFCIVSSDSDFTRLAARIREQGLTVYGFGERKTPKPFVAACDTFIYVENLETPAAPPKESASSSLKKDQKLTKLLSEAVDTASGDDGWAHLGAVGSNLSRLASDFDSRTWGYPKLSDLMKAHPDYRTEQRSASEGKAVNIYVRHK; via the coding sequence ATGGCGGAGCCGAACGGCAGCGCGCGACTCGCGGTCCTGATCGACGCGGACAACGCGGGAGCCAAGCACCTCGAGCGCCTGCTCGCGGAGATCGCGAAGTACGGCACGGCCGGAGTGCGCCGCGCCTACGGCGACTGGACCTCGACGCAGCTCGGCTCGTGGAAGTCGGTGCTGCTCGAGCACTCCGTCCAGCCGATCCAGCAGTTCAGCTACACGACCGGGAAGAACGCGACCGACAGCGCCCTCATCATCGACGCGATGGACCTGCTCCACTCGGGCAACGTCGACGGGTTCTGCATCGTCTCGAGCGACAGCGACTTCACCCGCCTCGCCGCACGCATCCGCGAGCAGGGCCTGACGGTCTACGGCTTCGGCGAGCGCAAGACGCCCAAGCCGTTCGTCGCCGCGTGCGACACCTTCATCTACGTCGAGAACCTCGAGACGCCCGCAGCCCCGCCCAAGGAGAGCGCCTCTTCGTCCCTCAAGAAAGACCAGAAACTCACCAAGCTTCTCTCCGAGGCGGTCGACACCGCGTCAGGTGACGACGGCTGGGCCCACCTCGGCGCCGTTGGCAGCAACCTGTCCCGCCTCGCCTCTGACTTCGACTCGCGCACGTGGGGCTACCCGAAACTGAGCGACCTCATGAAGGCGCATCCTGACTACCGCACCGAGCAACGTTCGGCGAGTGAGGGCAAGGCCGTCAACATCTACGTGCGCCACAAGTAG
- a CDS encoding LuxR C-terminal-related transcriptional regulator, with translation MAVPGTRLTAPVSRRPLVPRPRLAEQLVDPAFAPRLMLVAAPAGFGKTTLLVQSLASDQGRCVAWLSLDATDADAGQFLAHLLAAVEKAIPLAGTGARTMLEHPETPAEDVIAALLEDLEGAGPTTLVLDDYHAVDSPAVHEVVTFLIDNVPPHVTVAMTTRVDPPFPLARWRARGELLEIRAADLQFTPEEAAVFLNDVMGLGLGASAVEALEGRTEGWAAGLQLAALTARGKRDHEVARFVEAFAGSSRFVLDYLLEEVLRDLDEDSRAFLLDTSILGELSGPLCDAVTGRDDGQAMLARLERENLFLIGLDDERRWFRFHQLFADALLAQLGAVRPERVAPLHEAAARWYEAEGLPIEAVPHALAAGSHDHAAALFQRALPHLKKTRQDHRVREWLGALPESAVRGHALLAAYMAWARMAEGDIPGATGWVHAAESALATSGPAVADADSDADSDADLAEELRELPATLESYRAVIAQATGDVGGTAEHARRALELTPADNHYARGAAGGMLAAAEWASGDIDAAILDFAVAIDDLRAGGSVTNALGSVTVLATMQLARGRIEAARRLYEEALAEAERTPAGASILGDLHVGLAQMLLEQGDAAGAEAHLATAADLGDSASLPENRCRALAVRADLARVQGRVDEALELLALASDAYLPGFLPDVEPVGSVRARLLVEEGRLAEAAAWAERSGASEALTRLVAQAAVPAYLEEHAALTATRIAIARDGLTEALAHWLRLVVDALEQTSRRRGLADALSLLGSTSLRVREGRSEEVAAPGGHASVAGPLVDPLSDRERDVLRLLASDLSGPDIARELYISINTFRTHTKAVFAKLGVTSRRAAVTRARELSLL, from the coding sequence ACGCTGCTGGTCCAGTCGCTCGCCTCGGACCAGGGACGATGCGTCGCGTGGCTCTCGCTCGACGCCACCGACGCGGACGCCGGGCAGTTCCTCGCCCACCTCCTCGCTGCGGTGGAGAAGGCGATCCCCTTGGCAGGCACGGGCGCTCGGACGATGCTCGAGCACCCCGAGACGCCGGCCGAGGACGTGATCGCCGCCCTGCTCGAGGATCTGGAGGGCGCGGGGCCGACGACGCTGGTGCTCGACGACTATCACGCGGTCGACTCGCCTGCGGTCCACGAGGTGGTGACCTTCCTGATCGACAACGTCCCGCCGCACGTCACCGTCGCGATGACGACGCGCGTCGACCCGCCCTTCCCGCTCGCGCGCTGGCGGGCCCGCGGCGAGCTGCTCGAGATCCGCGCGGCGGACCTGCAGTTCACTCCCGAGGAGGCGGCCGTCTTCCTCAACGACGTGATGGGGCTGGGGCTGGGCGCGAGCGCGGTCGAGGCCCTCGAGGGCCGCACGGAGGGGTGGGCCGCGGGGCTGCAGCTCGCGGCGCTGACCGCGCGCGGCAAGCGGGACCACGAGGTGGCCCGCTTCGTCGAGGCGTTCGCGGGCTCGAGCAGGTTCGTCCTCGACTATCTGCTCGAGGAGGTGCTGCGCGATCTCGATGAGGACTCACGCGCCTTCCTGCTCGACACGTCGATCCTGGGAGAGTTGTCGGGACCGCTGTGCGACGCGGTCACGGGAAGGGACGACGGTCAGGCGATGCTCGCGAGGCTCGAGCGCGAGAACCTCTTCCTGATCGGCCTGGACGACGAACGGCGCTGGTTCCGCTTCCATCAGCTCTTCGCCGACGCGCTGCTGGCGCAGCTCGGCGCTGTCCGCCCCGAGCGGGTCGCGCCCCTGCACGAGGCCGCCGCGCGGTGGTATGAGGCGGAGGGGCTGCCGATCGAGGCGGTCCCGCACGCGCTCGCGGCCGGTTCCCACGACCATGCCGCCGCGCTGTTCCAGCGCGCGCTCCCGCACCTCAAGAAGACCCGCCAGGACCACAGGGTCCGCGAGTGGCTCGGCGCCCTGCCCGAGAGCGCGGTACGAGGTCACGCGCTGCTTGCCGCCTACATGGCGTGGGCCAGGATGGCCGAGGGGGACATCCCGGGCGCGACCGGCTGGGTGCATGCGGCCGAGTCCGCTCTTGCCACTTCCGGCCCCGCGGTCGCCGACGCCGACTCCGACGCCGACTCCGATGCCGACCTCGCCGAGGAGCTGCGCGAGCTGCCCGCGACCCTCGAGAGCTATCGCGCGGTGATCGCGCAGGCCACGGGCGACGTCGGCGGCACCGCGGAGCACGCGCGTCGAGCGCTCGAGCTCACGCCTGCCGACAATCACTACGCGCGAGGCGCCGCCGGCGGCATGCTCGCGGCCGCGGAGTGGGCCTCCGGCGACATCGACGCGGCGATCCTCGACTTCGCGGTCGCGATCGATGACCTGCGCGCGGGCGGCTCCGTCACGAACGCGCTCGGCTCCGTCACGGTGCTCGCGACCATGCAGCTCGCGCGCGGCCGCATCGAAGCCGCCCGGCGCCTGTATGAGGAGGCGCTTGCGGAGGCCGAGCGCACGCCGGCGGGAGCCTCGATCCTGGGCGATCTCCACGTCGGTCTCGCGCAGATGCTGCTCGAGCAGGGGGACGCGGCGGGCGCGGAGGCCCACCTCGCCACGGCCGCGGACCTCGGGGACTCCGCATCGCTGCCCGAGAACCGCTGCCGGGCGCTCGCGGTGCGCGCGGACCTCGCGCGCGTGCAGGGGCGCGTCGACGAGGCCCTCGAGCTGCTCGCGCTCGCGTCCGACGCGTATCTGCCGGGGTTCCTGCCCGATGTGGAGCCCGTCGGCTCGGTGCGGGCCCGGTTGCTCGTCGAGGAGGGGCGTCTGGCGGAGGCCGCTGCGTGGGCGGAGCGGTCCGGTGCGTCCGAGGCGCTCACTCGGCTCGTTGCGCAGGCGGCCGTGCCTGCGTACCTCGAGGAGCACGCGGCGCTGACCGCGACGCGGATCGCGATCGCCCGCGACGGGCTGACGGAGGCGCTCGCTCACTGGCTGCGGCTGGTCGTCGACGCGCTGGAGCAGACCTCTCGCCGTCGCGGGCTTGCCGACGCGCTCTCCCTGCTCGGGTCCACATCCCTTCGGGTCCGTGAGGGTCGCTCTGAGGAGGTCGCCGCACCCGGCGGGCACGCGAGCGTCGCTGGGCCGCTCGTCGATCCCCTGAGCGACCGCGAACGCGACGTGCTCCGCCTTCTCGCCTCCGACCTGTCCGGTCCCGACATCGCGCGCGAGCTCTACATCTCGATCAACACGTTCCGCACCCACACCAAGGCGGTCTTCGCGAAGCTCGGGGTGACCTCCCGGCGTGCGGCCGTGACCCGGGCGCGAGAGCTGAGCCTGCTCTGA
- a CDS encoding phosphatase PAP2 family protein, with translation MTEPASTTVAAAHLDTAPAGAAPETSSRPASRRPWRELLIVLGLYAVYSLARFAATGDLGAARVVAHDIQMVERWFGINIERSWNAWFAQHPTLMVAASLWYASLHWVVTAGALVFLWLRRPALYRPLLSVLVATTMSALAFFVLLPTAPPRLMSGFVDVLESAGNFGYWDRGATGEDGLSASTNELAAFPSLHAGWSLWVCLVAFAATRRLWVRLVGVAYALTTAAVVILTANHWVLDVLAGWALVALSAWLVRRWARRRGAPA, from the coding sequence TTGACAGAGCCCGCCTCGACGACGGTCGCCGCCGCGCACCTCGACACTGCGCCCGCTGGCGCCGCGCCGGAGACCTCCTCGCGCCCGGCCTCGCGCCGCCCGTGGCGAGAGCTGCTGATCGTCCTGGGGCTCTACGCCGTGTACTCGCTCGCGCGGTTCGCCGCGACAGGGGACCTCGGGGCGGCGCGCGTCGTCGCGCACGACATCCAGATGGTCGAGCGCTGGTTCGGCATCAACATCGAGCGTTCGTGGAACGCGTGGTTCGCGCAGCATCCGACGCTGATGGTCGCCGCCTCGCTCTGGTACGCGAGCCTGCACTGGGTCGTGACGGCGGGCGCGCTCGTGTTCCTGTGGCTGCGCCGGCCCGCGCTGTATCGGCCGCTGTTATCCGTGCTCGTGGCGACGACCATGAGCGCGCTCGCGTTCTTCGTGCTTCTGCCCACCGCGCCGCCGCGGCTCATGTCGGGCTTTGTCGACGTGCTCGAGTCCGCGGGGAACTTCGGCTACTGGGATCGCGGCGCGACGGGTGAGGACGGGCTGTCGGCGAGCACGAACGAGCTCGCGGCCTTCCCATCGCTGCACGCGGGCTGGTCGCTGTGGGTGTGCCTGGTCGCCTTCGCCGCCACGCGCCGTCTGTGGGTGCGCCTGGTCGGCGTTGCCTACGCGCTGACCACGGCCGCCGTCGTCATCCTCACCGCGAACCACTGGGTGCTGGACGTCCTCGCGGGCTGGGCGCTCGTCGCGCTGAGCGCGTGGCTCGTGCGGCGGTGGGCGCGCAGGCGTGGGGCTCCCGCCTAG
- a CDS encoding CPBP family intramembrane glutamic endopeptidase, translating into MLDSIRTTRPMTIRTVIPFFSMAFGLSWGLAALAIIFADQLEPLLGPIGLTNPLFFIAVYAPAFSGVGLVIRHYGLKGLVSYLRRLTLWRMPLGWAAYVALGVPVAFYVGAWIKGSDLSFPFEPWYGVIPALLLMAVLGPIEELGWRGVALPLLQRRFRPIVADLILSSLWAIWHVPAFLLSGTPQSEWSFPAFFIGVVSISFILTPLFNAAGGSILIAAIYHFQMNNPIWPDAQPYDSLIFAGIAVAAVIVNRKAMFSRGAGVTSVLMTEDEDMIRTSTHEAAKAGATGTEPVPAGRPA; encoded by the coding sequence ATGCTCGACTCGATCCGCACCACCCGTCCGATGACCATCAGGACCGTCATCCCGTTCTTCTCGATGGCCTTCGGGCTGTCGTGGGGCCTCGCAGCACTCGCCATCATCTTCGCCGACCAGCTCGAACCGCTGCTCGGCCCGATCGGCCTCACCAATCCCCTGTTCTTCATCGCGGTCTACGCGCCCGCCTTCTCAGGCGTAGGCCTCGTGATCCGGCACTACGGCCTCAAGGGGCTCGTGAGCTACCTGCGCCGGCTGACCCTGTGGCGCATGCCGCTCGGGTGGGCGGCCTACGTCGCGCTCGGCGTCCCCGTGGCCTTCTACGTCGGCGCGTGGATCAAGGGCAGCGACCTGAGCTTCCCGTTCGAACCCTGGTACGGAGTCATCCCCGCACTGCTGCTCATGGCGGTGCTCGGCCCGATCGAGGAGCTCGGCTGGCGCGGCGTCGCGCTGCCGCTGCTGCAGCGCAGGTTCCGCCCGATCGTCGCCGACCTCATCCTTTCCAGCCTGTGGGCGATCTGGCACGTGCCCGCGTTCCTGCTGAGCGGCACGCCTCAGAGCGAGTGGTCTTTCCCGGCCTTCTTCATCGGGGTCGTGTCGATCTCCTTCATCCTCACACCGCTGTTCAATGCCGCGGGCGGAAGCATCCTGATCGCCGCGATCTACCACTTCCAGATGAACAACCCGATCTGGCCCGACGCGCAGCCCTACGACTCGCTGATCTTCGCCGGGATCGCTGTCGCGGCCGTCATCGTCAACCGGAAGGCGATGTTCTCGCGAGGCGCTGGCGTCACGTCGGTGCTCATGACGGAGGATGAGGACATGATTCGCACGTCCACGCACGAAGCCGCGAAGGCAGGCGCGACCGGCACGGAGCCCGTTCCTGCGGGACGCCCCGCATGA
- a CDS encoding nitroreductase/quinone reductase family protein, translated as MDPQSYSARTRYRRPAAWYLRLNWLGVALTSIGLAPRGAVTIAIRGRKTGKIRRLPILAIPHGGARYLVALAGESQWVRNVRAAGGRVSMRRGRRSDVTLVELPVEERAPVLRAYLDFAKGLGGEKSAAQQAEFYFGVDLDATLPELAEIATHYPVFRIDPA; from the coding sequence ATGGACCCGCAGTCATACTCGGCCCGCACCCGCTACCGCCGCCCCGCGGCCTGGTACCTCCGTCTCAACTGGCTCGGGGTCGCGCTCACGTCGATCGGCCTCGCCCCGCGCGGCGCCGTGACGATCGCGATCCGCGGGCGCAAGACCGGCAAGATCCGCAGGCTGCCGATCCTCGCGATCCCCCACGGCGGCGCGCGCTACCTGGTCGCCCTCGCGGGCGAGTCGCAGTGGGTGCGCAACGTCCGCGCCGCGGGCGGTCGCGTGAGCATGAGGCGCGGCCGTCGGAGCGACGTCACGCTCGTGGAGCTGCCGGTCGAGGAGCGCGCGCCGGTCCTGCGGGCCTACCTCGACTTCGCCAAGGGCCTGGGCGGCGAGAAGTCGGCCGCCCAACAGGCCGAGTTCTACTTCGGCGTGGACCTCGACGCGACGCTGCCGGAGCTCGCGGAGATCGCGACGCACTACCCGGTGTTCCGCATCGATCCCGCGTGA
- a CDS encoding TetR/AcrR family transcriptional regulator: MTPRKPNTPVLTRERIVDAAISLVDRDGLASLSMRGVARDLGVGPMTLYYHVPDKAALEDLIFDAVMGEVDLSGDDPELDLEERAVRMGRALRSALLRHPHAVPLTLNRSARTPGQLRPVDDMLSLLYRMGLAPTDAIAAVDVIGQYTFGTTLAYVNHLAQEERGPDVPETGGDTGIVPEDFPHLARAIGEAEYLGWEEMYDRGLRALVRGLIVAKVR, encoded by the coding sequence ATGACCCCTCGCAAGCCGAACACCCCGGTGCTGACCAGGGAGAGGATCGTGGACGCGGCGATCTCCCTGGTCGACCGGGACGGCCTCGCGTCGCTGTCGATGCGCGGCGTCGCACGAGACCTGGGCGTCGGCCCCATGACGCTCTACTATCACGTGCCCGACAAGGCGGCCCTCGAGGACCTGATCTTCGATGCCGTGATGGGTGAGGTCGACCTGTCGGGGGACGATCCCGAGCTCGACCTCGAGGAGCGCGCGGTCCGCATGGGCCGCGCGCTTCGCTCCGCGCTGCTGAGGCATCCGCACGCGGTCCCTCTCACGCTGAACCGGTCGGCGCGCACCCCCGGACAGCTGCGCCCGGTGGACGACATGCTTAGCCTGCTGTACCGCATGGGGCTCGCGCCGACCGACGCGATCGCCGCCGTGGACGTGATCGGCCAGTACACGTTCGGCACGACGCTCGCGTACGTCAACCACCTCGCCCAGGAGGAAAGGGGCCCCGACGTTCCCGAGACCGGGGGCGACACCGGCATCGTCCCCGAGGACTTCCCCCACCTCGCGAGGGCGATCGGCGAGGCCGAGTACCTCGGGTGGGAGGAGATGTACGACCGCGGGCTGAGAGCCCTCGTGCGAGGGCTCATCGTCGCGAAGGTCCGCTAG